The Candidatus Rokuibacteriota bacterium genome contains a region encoding:
- a CDS encoding histidine phosphatase family protein translates to MPSTFLYLIRHGRVVGGETRRFVGHLDVPLSPEGEAEITALALRLAGVRLAAVYSSDLARARRSAELVAAPHGLVPRIEPALREMAMGRWEGLTAEEIQLREPGAFSDWMSRIGEFGFPEGESLPDLLARCWPVVERLVDAHAGERVAIVAHGGTNRAILCRALGLPLERLLMLGQDYGAVSLLEWDGRRWFLHLLNDTGTG, encoded by the coding sequence ATGCCTTCAACCTTCCTCTACCTGATCCGTCACGGTCGGGTGGTGGGGGGCGAGACCCGTCGCTTCGTGGGCCACCTAGACGTCCCGCTGTCGCCCGAGGGGGAGGCCGAGATCACGGCTCTCGCACTCCGTCTGGCCGGCGTTCGCCTGGCGGCGGTCTACTCGAGCGACCTGGCGCGCGCCCGTCGGAGCGCTGAGCTGGTCGCGGCCCCTCACGGCCTGGTGCCGCGGATCGAGCCGGCCTTGCGCGAGATGGCGATGGGACGCTGGGAGGGGCTGACCGCCGAGGAGATTCAGCTCCGCGAGCCAGGCGCGTTCAGCGACTGGATGAGCCGGATCGGCGAGTTCGGGTTCCCGGAGGGTGAGAGCCTGCCCGACCTCCTGGCGCGTTGCTGGCCCGTCGTGGAGCGGCTGGTGGACGCGCATGCGGGAGAGCGCGTCGCGATCGTGGCTCACGGCGGGACCAACCGGGCGATCCTCTGCCGGGCGCTGGGGCTCCCGCTCGAGCGGCTGCTGATGCTCGGTCAGGACTACGGCGCGGTCTCGCTGCTGGAGTGGGATGGCCGGCGCTGGTTCCTCCACCTCCTGAACGACACCGGCACGGGGTGA
- a CDS encoding ferritin-like domain-containing protein, producing MRASPRVPPRNPDVERFVKELAAENRAFWVDRDVRLDPGAAPELLLDQIRYRMRQGVYNELRSAELIAAWIPYVKEREIRDLLPRQLDDEQRHYQLLRKRLLELGEDPDGYAPLTEWVDLFDWLVACRSRPTLEKLAMFQFAGETQSCEGFETLIRLAEGPDPETANLYRTQILPDEYRHAAIGRQALLLLADTPDAQRQAREACREMNARVFAAYRSHRARTDRGG from the coding sequence GTGAGGGCGTCACCCCGCGTACCACCGCGCAATCCTGACGTCGAGAGGTTCGTCAAGGAGCTGGCGGCCGAGAACCGCGCGTTCTGGGTCGACCGGGATGTCCGCCTGGATCCTGGAGCCGCCCCCGAACTGCTTCTCGACCAGATCCGCTACCGGATGCGCCAGGGGGTGTACAACGAGCTTCGCTCGGCCGAGCTGATCGCCGCCTGGATTCCCTACGTGAAGGAGCGCGAGATCCGGGACCTCCTGCCGCGCCAGCTCGACGACGAGCAGCGCCACTACCAGCTCCTCCGCAAGCGCCTCCTCGAGCTGGGTGAGGACCCTGACGGCTACGCGCCGCTAACCGAGTGGGTCGACCTCTTCGACTGGCTCGTCGCCTGCCGGAGCCGGCCGACCTTAGAGAAGCTGGCCATGTTCCAGTTCGCCGGCGAGACCCAGTCGTGCGAGGGGTTCGAGACGCTCATCCGCCTCGCCGAAGGACCCGACCCCGAGACCGCGAATCTCTACCGTACGCAGATCCTGCCCGACGAGTACCGCCATGCGGCGATCGGGCGCCAGGCCCTGCTGCTCCTGGCGGACACGCCCGACGCCCAGCGCCAGGCCCGCGAAGCCTGCCGTGAGATGAACGCGCGGGTCTTCGCTGCCTACCGCTCCCACCGGGCTCGCACGGACCGGGGCGGCTGA
- a CDS encoding DUF3047 domain-containing protein, protein MARRLAALSGCLALVVFGALAAPDSVLVEDWVRHAPGTKGIPEGWKGGQRWGNPAYEFRVAQDGPTKALHLTSRGDSSTISKEVKVDLRDTPVLEWQWKVVTLPKGGDARNKNADDQAIQLYVTWERFPSLVRSRIIGYIWDSGAPAGSVLKSQKTGLVTYVVVRSGAADEGKWLTESRNVYEDYKRIYGEEPDAPGTLSIAIDSDDTQSSAEAYIGAIRFRKP, encoded by the coding sequence GTGGCGCGCCGGCTGGCCGCGCTCTCAGGATGCCTCGCGCTCGTGGTCTTCGGGGCGTTGGCCGCTCCCGACAGCGTGCTCGTCGAGGACTGGGTCAGGCACGCGCCCGGCACAAAGGGAATCCCGGAAGGCTGGAAGGGCGGCCAGCGCTGGGGAAACCCGGCCTACGAGTTCCGCGTGGCGCAGGACGGCCCGACGAAGGCCCTCCACCTGACGAGTCGCGGCGATTCCTCGACCATCAGCAAGGAGGTCAAGGTCGACCTGAGAGACACGCCGGTTCTCGAGTGGCAGTGGAAGGTCGTCACGCTCCCGAAGGGGGGCGATGCCCGGAACAAGAACGCCGATGACCAGGCGATCCAGCTCTACGTCACCTGGGAGCGCTTCCCCTCCCTCGTCCGCTCACGGATCATCGGCTATATCTGGGATTCGGGCGCCCCCGCCGGCAGCGTCCTCAAGAGCCAGAAGACCGGGCTCGTTACCTACGTCGTGGTCAGGTCGGGCGCGGCCGACGAGGGGAAATGGCTCACCGAGAGCCGCAACGTGTACGAGGACTACAAGCGCATCTACGGCGAGGAGCCTGACGCGCCGGGCACGCTCTCCATCGCCATCGACTCCGACGACACCCAGTCCAGCGCCGAGGCCTATATCGGTGCGATCCGGTTCAGGAAGCCGTGA